A genomic segment from Synchiropus splendidus isolate RoL2022-P1 chromosome 18, RoL_Sspl_1.0, whole genome shotgun sequence encodes:
- the LOC128749776 gene encoding PTB domain-containing engulfment adapter protein 1-like, whose translation MEAGASAAGHREITFSVKFLGRVQVVRPDGLTVLDEAAKSLQTPDQYSSEKASKRTKVHLTMSLNGINILENKTKYLLYTCPLPNVSFCAVLPSSPEVFGFVAKHQSADIFHCYLFRSRKFSHVLVTVIGDAFAASREQANLNNGQDLIVEGLRYENRKLKKENLALKKRLAGPPSALVYLDSDMEGNELSLDI comes from the exons ATGGAAGCAGGCGCGTCAGCCGCGGGCCACAGAGAGATCACGTTTTCTGTCAAG TTCCTGGGCCGAGTGCAGGTCGTCCGACCTGATGGTCTGACTGTTCTGGATGAAGCTGCTAAAAGCCTTCAG ACTCCGGATCAATACTCGTCAGAAAAAGCATCAAAGAGGACCAAAGTCCACCTCACCATGTCATTAAATGGCATCAACattttagaaaacaaaacaaag TACCTGCTATACACCTGTCCATTACCCAATGTGTCCTTCTGCGCCGTCCTGCCGTCTTCGCCTGAAGTCTTTGGCTTCGTGGCGAAACACCAGTCAGCTGATATCTTCCACTGTTACCTGTTCCGGAGCAGGAAGTTT tctCACGTCTTGGTCACAGTCATTGGTGATGCGTTCGCAGCATCCAGAGAACAAGCGAACCTGAACAATGGACAAGATCTGATAGTGGAGGGACTCAGATATGAG AACAGAAAGCTGAAGAAGGAGAATCTGGCTCTGAAAAAGCGGCTGGCGGGACCGCCGTCCGCGCTTGTTTATTTAGACTCAGACATGGAAGGAAACGAGCTCAGTCTTGACATTTGA